tttcgatcttttatgtggaaaaaattttcgatatttttttcggaaaaaagtttcagATTTTCGGGAGaaaattttcgattttagataaaaacaatttcgaaggttttgtctgaacaaaaaagattccgttcttttttcgggaaaaaagttccgatattttattcggaaaaaaagtttcggatattttccggAAAAGAAGTTTCCGATATTTTTCTggaaaatttctaaaattttattcgaaaaaaaagttttaaatattttctgttttttcactcttttttgtatCAGCAATACTTTTTCAAatgaacatttcgaaactattttccccaaaaaatcgggaacttttttccggaaaacatCGGAACTTTTTCCAGAAGAAATCGAAatctttttttcggaaaaaatccgaaactttttccccgaaaaaagaacgaaaacttttttttccagaaaaacttcggaattgtttttatctgaaatcgaaacttttCCCCTAAAAAATCAGGaacttttttcgggaaaaaaaaatgataattttttcccgagaaaatatcaaaaacttttttttcaagaatttttttttttaatactgacagtacatcataatatcatgtacacattcaatccagaCCACAGAATACATGACTCATCGGTGAGAGACCTATCAAtatcatggtctcccaccctagaatccgCCCAAACGGTGTAGCCTAGCTAGAGATCCAAATTCCTATAGTAAGTACTAGTATGAATTAACTACCTTAGACTACATGCATGGATctgttaaaaaaacattttcgaCTATTGAATATATTGTGATGAAATGGTCGTTGAAAAACATGTGGATAAAATTGGGTCGAAAGTGTTCAACCGTTGAAATGATAAGTGGGTTGGGGAGGGTGTGAGTCTCCTTCCTACACTTGGCAAAATGTTATTGGTTGCtgtgatttttatatttttatctcaTCTTAATTATTTGGCGTCAATTATTtcacaataaatttattttttattgttttattttttcaccaaaattcatcatttttttttgtctataaatagataCTACACCGAAAAAACGAATTTTTCCATCTAATTTTTCTATTTAGCCTTCAATAAACTCTTGTGTTTGTAActctaaacatttttttttagtgaaatggatctcAACGATAACTCTTTTAACACCGAAACTATTGGTGGTGAAAGACTTAGGGTCTTGCACTCCAGACATTTTTTCTACTCTTTGCACTAGGGAACATTTTAATCCAACAATAGAAACTATTGTTGGTGAAAGACTTAAGAGGGCCTTGCACTCTAGACTTCGTCTTCATAGGATTCATTCATTAGAGTAATTGTATTTGAGATAATATTTGGTATTGCTACAAATGACAGGAATTTGAACTTTGGTGACTTTTTTGTTGTCAATAGTTTTACTGTATCCAACTTTGATTTTTGGGGATCAATACACAAATGAGTAATGACTGTAAATCATAGCTGCAATGGTGGGATGGGGCAGAAAAACACTATTGCAATTTGCAGGCAACTAATGATGGTCAAGTAAATCATGCTGTCAAGCAAAACTATTAAATGTATCATAGTTTTATCTGTCATCTCCAAATTAATGATTCAACTTTCCTCATACGTGAGATTGCCAATAAAACCTCCCCATACCCCCCCACCCACAAGTCCACAACTTCATGTTAGGAATCAGCATACCAACTTACAGTTATCTAACTATAAAATTACATATACACTTTGAAATACATAATGTTACATAGATGGAAAGGACCCAAAATTTCCTTTCCACATACTAGAAATTACTATCCATGTTGTTAATAGCTAGAGCCAATCATGGTAATTCAAACCATGAAAGAATACAAGCATATATGCATATACATTCCACTACTGTATGTACATATACATATAACTTAGTGATATACCCTTTTTACCAATAATAAAAAGAGAACAGCTAGCTAACAAAATTGGGTCCAAAAGCCTCGCCATGGCATCAAGTGGGTGACTCGGCCAAAAGAAGAGTGTGCCACCAACCACATGCAACATTTTTAGCTACACAACCTTCAATTGTGACTTCGGAAGGAATGTTGCGGTCAATCACGTCCCCAAGGCCCAGCTGCCACAACCAGAAATTACAACTTAGACAACAGTATAATACCATACAAAGAACATATTGCCATTAATTTACCAAACTAAAACCGTATCACTTAAATGCATATGGCACATAGAACTTTCAATAATattcattttcaaaataatgaaataaagtGGAGACGGAAAAAAATGGCAGCGCAACACACCTGCCCATACTTGTTCCATCCCCAGCTGAAGACTTTTCCATTATcttgaagaaacaaaaacaaaagaactaaTGATAATCTATTAATAGGCACACAAATATAAGTGTTTTACATTTTCAATGTAATCATTAATCAAGACACGAAATCAATTTGCATATATTGTTAAGAAACTAGCACCACAATTATGTACGATGAAGGCCAAAAAGATGTATGAATAGTGTTAAAGTAAAAAACAGTAAtaattattgtattattatcTGAATGTGAAGTCCTTCTTTACCATCTTATTCAGTTACATTTTGTAGAGAAAATTTCATCAGGTAGGTTTAGTTTATGAGATACATTACATTTAACAATTCATAGCCAACCCTTCAAAGATTAttcaaatactccctccggttttgaatataagcaaaaaaacaactttctagattcattgaataaatcATGTATCTGGACTATAAATGGTCTAAATACATGTTTtatcaatgaacctaaaaagtttttttttctttctgatatTCAAAACCGGACGAGTAACTAGCACGAATGACTTGGGAAATTTTATTAGCACTGTTAGCCAATGAGACTAGGGTAAGATTGATGCGAATTGCTAAAGATGTTGAAGGAGAGTTGAAagacgatgatgatgaagatgcaGAGCGTCGTTGGGATAAGAAGAACAATTTTGAGCGAATGGGCCTAAAGAATTGGGCCGGGTCGGTGAGAAATAAAAACGGGTCACAATCCAAAGACACTATGCGTATTTCTAACACGGGTGGGTCGTACCCGAATTCAAAGATGGGTTCTACTGCATCTAACGCAAACTCATCAATGAGTTCGACGGCGAGAAATAGCGAAGGGAAGCAACGATCTGGAGCATCAGATCGATGGAAGGGAGTTCGTAGTTATCAAAACAGTGAAGTGGAAGAGAGAAGGAATAAAGGTTTATGTTTCAAATGTGGTGGTAAGTGGCACCCAACTATGCACAAATGTCCTGAGAGATCTCTTAGGGTTTTGATTTTGGGAGAGGGAGAAACAATGAATGAGGAGGGTGAGATTGTGAGTCTAGAAGAGGTGGAAGCTGATAGTGATGAAGAGGTGGAAGTAGAATGTAAATTGATGGGAGTATTGGGCAGCATGGGTGAGTCTCACACCATGAAAGTGGAAGGAAGAATACAGAATGTTGACCTTTTGGTATTGATTGATAGTGGTGCCAGCCATAACTTTATCTCCCCTAAAGTAACGTCTGCTTTAGGCTTAGTTATCACACCCACTGCAgcaaaaaacatcaaattaggTGATGGTCATAAGGTGTTGACACAGGGTATTTGTGAAGGAGTGAAGATGAAGATGGGAGAGTTTGAAGTAATAGTGGATGCTTTTGTCTTGGAGTTAGGAGGTATGGACATGGTGTTAGGAGTTTCTTGGTTAAGTACATTGGGAAAAGTGGTGATGGATTGGAAAGCTATGACTATGCAGTTTTCATCAAACAATCAGGAAGTAAGGTTACAGGGACTGTGCAATAAATTGATCAAGCAAGGCTATTTGAACTCTTACTTGGATGATAAGTATAGAGGAGAAGTACTTGACTAACAGCCCAAAAGCATCTAAATGCTTCCAATCACTATCACTAGTGACCCTACAAGAAAATACTGAAATCAAGGTTGATTCTCTCCAAAAGCTGACACCAATTATATAACCATCTTATCAGCCACGTCATCATTCTTTTTTTGTCCTTTTCCTCGTATACACTTGCCATATCCTTTGCTTAGGCCCACTTCCTTATTCTCATTTCTATCATATGCACTTCCCTTGGGTTAATTCGAGAGCAGCCAAAACTCTCTACTCGGTTGTTACTTCTCTTTCCCCTTCTGTTCATAATAGCCCCCTTACTTCCTATCCTATCTGACCTGAAATGTCTCATTCTCTTGGTTAAATCATTATAATTCTTAGAATACTTTCTCTTTTATCACTTTTCAAATAAACCCTCTTAGTGTGAAATGTGCTATCAACTTCACAAGATTAAAGGATATATTCACCTCCACCATATCATAGTAGCACCGGCATCCTTCATCTTTTAAAATAAGATATTGTTCCATTATTTTCTGTCGCTCTAGTTGGGTGTCTTGGCAAAAGATAATTTAACTAAACTTGAGGGAAAAGAAAACCCTGTTTCTTTTGATGGAAGCTATTTTAGAATAAActatgaacaaaaacaaaaaggaagaTGTCATGTGGTATAATATTTCAGTACTTGATCGAAAGGACCTTCCAAATTCCATTTTATAAAAGGGATTTTATTGAGAAATCATACATGAATTCAAGTCAAGCAGTATTTAGAGATGCATTAAAGTGAATTCAATCATAGAACGATAGCTTAGCTTGTGCAGTTGCCAAAATGGCATACGCAGGCCTGATTGTTATGGCATACCTGTTACTAGAGCAGTGTGACGAGCCCCACAAGATATGCTCTTTACGTTCACATTTTCCAAGCTCTGACAATCCAGTAGTCTTGGTAGAACCTACCTCATAATTCAAGTTAACAATTAAAAGCTAATATCACATAATAGCTCATAAAACTGAGTATGTAGCTTTAAGGTGACAGCAATAATGATATAGTCATCATGATACACTGGACGATAAAATAAGATCCATCTGCTTAAGcattaaaaattagattttagaTTGGGTAAAagaatattatttttcaaagaaaaacaattagaAGCTCCTGAAAACAACTTGgggaaaaacaaaaaactgaaCTAGTTATTCAAAGATTccgattcttaaaaaaaaaaaaacctaggcAAACCTCTTATGAATTCTTAAAACCCAAGTTTTACACAAAACAAGTGATTTTGTTTAGTAAAATTCCTGCACAAATGGGCTCATAATCATACCATTAGGTTTTCAATTTGATGACAATAACAGTGGGGCTCTGGCTCATATGTGGGATGCTAGAACATACCTCAGCTTGATCAGAACCAGTTCCCAGCTGCCCAAACTGGTTTCCACCAAAtgcatatacatcaccatcagcAGATGTACAAACAGTATGCCACAGACCTGCAGCAACTCCCACTATTCGAATACCCAATAAGGAAGACACGCAGGTCGGACTTAGTTCATCATCTGTACTTCCTTGCCCACACTTCTCCAAAACAagataacataaatttagtataaCAATTATAAGcattcatcaaccaaaagagcgacaaaaaatataaatattgtaaAAGAACGGAACAGATTATCCCTTGCTAGAGTGAACCTCATCTTCAACATCTACATTGCTTTTGGCCTCTCATATTCTACTTACCTACATGTTGATCCTAAAGAATGGTTAAAAGTTGAAAACAAGAAGTCTAGttgtaacaaataaaaactcatgaatatattgtTCCTTTTGCAAATATACATTGCCAAGGAAATATTAGCCAGCAAATTTAAAAAGCTGTTGTTGACAGCAAACTTAAGCAATAAAGTTAACACCAATAAGGAGGTACTTATGAGAAGGTCTACGAGCAATGGCTGATATATCTCTGATATGTCTCATATCAAGAAAACACATGGAGCCCAACtgataaaatttcattttagttGTGTATCTTATTGAGTTCCCCAGAGGGTGAACAATGTGATCTTCCCCGAGAGGAATTCAGCATTAGAATATGCTCCCTAAAATTAGGATCCAAGCAAACTATCACAGGTAAGAACACGCCAGGggattttatttcaaataagtACAGCCGAAATTTGTTTAAAAGGTTAAGATCTGTGTGTGTAAGGCTGGTTAACAATATTCTTACTGAGGTAGGCTACAAAAGAGGGAATATGCAGATAACTGGAAATAATTTACATTGCCAACTAGGATATGCAAGTAGAGAAAACGCTCCAAAAGTATGCCTAGTTCCCTGAAATCACCTGTCCATAAAGTCCCCAACCAAACGCAAGCACAGCTCCAGCATCTGTCATTTCAGCAGATAGATATTAGAAAATCGGTATATATGAACTTCGAAAATGACCAAAACTAGATGAGAAGAATTCTAGGACACAAAAAGCATCTACGGATTTGCTCAATTTTCTATTTACAGTTTTTAGTCTAGCATCAAGGAAGACATCATTTATTGATATTTTCAGAAACTGAAGGACCTGTTTCGTTTATCCCTATCATTAAATCAAACAATTCCACATCTTATTGGACCATCTAATGTAGACACACTTTCCCATTTTAAACACCTTTAACCACCAATCCTGATACCATTGAGGTGAAATACATTATAAATTAAGGACGTAGATATTCTCACTGTTGGTTCCCCAAAGAAACTAATGCAGGCTTTCCTAAAAGATGTTTATTTGTGATACTAAAAAGACCAACACACCTGTGATTACTGCACTATGTCGACCACCACAGGCAATAGCCTTTATACAACTTCCAGGAATCCTAAAATTTTGTCCCTCTGAACTCATGCTTCCTTGAGACAGTGATGCTGATATATCTTTGCCATAAGAAGAGGAATCAATACAAGGAATAAGATGAGGAGAGGACACCATACGTATTCTGGAGCCCAAACCAAGCTGCCCTTCACCTCCATAGCCCCAACCCCACACCTGTCCTATATCTAAAAAATTCAGAATGTTACAGTTAATGACATGTCTAAGACTGCATATCTGATTTTCTTCAACCAGAAGATGATCACATTTCATTGCATAAAACTTTAAGCTCAGAAAAATAAATAGTCCATGTCTAGTCAATACCTGACAATACTAGGGTATGCCGCCCACCGGCAGCAACACTTGTTATCCTTACCCCTGGATTAAGTGTGACAAGGCATGGCATTGCTGTTAGAATATCATCACCAGATGATGAGGTTTCAGCTGCTTGCTTTGCTGAAGATACTTTCCTTCTCTTAGTACTTATTTCTCCACCAGAAACAGTTCCTCCTGTGGATTTTGAGACTTTAGAACGAGGGCTCACTGTTGCAAAACCACTCTACATCAGTTACTTAGATAAAGCTTAAGTATCCTTCTTTCTTTTTGGGGTTTCGAACTTTGTATCTTATATCATAGCAGTTCCCTGCTTTCCCAACTCCTTTCTGTAGACCTTGGATAAGCTTAGACCACCTCCAGGGAGGGGCAGATATCTGTAGACAGATGTCCATTGCAAAGAGGTTAGACAAACATACCTTGCTCTGTCAAGAATGAACCCTGCTTTCCTTGTGCATCTTTTTCAGGACTTACCCCTGACAAAGTTTCGCCAAATACCTTCCCAGAAGGAATACATTCCTTCCATCCCCATGTGTAAACTTCTCCACAATCTACAACAGGCCAAAAAAAGTATACTTGTAGGATAACACCATTAAGGCATACAATCCCTTACCCAGATAGATATAGTCTTTTGAGTTCATTTTGGATTCAATATTCATGAAATTTATAGCAAGTATTGGATGATTTCTCCAGCAAGACATTactatttattcaattttaattaatccATTTTCTTTTCAATCACATCATATTGGCATTTTTCTCACGCAGGCAAGATAAGGAAATAAAGATTACCTGTTGCAGCAACGCAATGTGCCCATGCAGCAGCAGCTTTTACAATAGAAACTTCATTTGGAAGAGGGAATGGCTCTGGAGTTTCCtttacaaattataaaatattggtTAACTGACAAtgaaacaagaaacagaaacaTTCTATATGTTTATGCATTACCCCGTGCTTGCCGGACGTCACATAGCTTTGGCCTAGATCATCTGTAGAACCCCATGTTATGAGCTTTCCTGGCTCTGATTTAAGAAGAAAGTATGAGCAACGATGAATCATTgataataaaatgtaaaaataaaatgtttgaaGAGATGTGGAGCCAAAAGAAAATTAGAGATAGAGGGATGGAGAGATATGCATTGCCACAACTTCCTCAGCAAAAAAAGAGTGACCTTAATTACAAATACAATCATTCGAATtcaaatgataataataaaagcTACACTCAAACTCAATAGACCATGATAACTTTGCAGGAGTGAATGGGCAAAAGAATGacaaaaataactaaaaccagTTTAGAACAGTAGTAGTAAAAGCC
This portion of the Trifolium pratense cultivar HEN17-A07 linkage group LG3, ARS_RC_1.1, whole genome shotgun sequence genome encodes:
- the LOC123918209 gene encoding ultraviolet-B receptor UVR8 isoform X2, which gives rise to MDGEECEALEKLVYMWGYLPGALPQRTPLLTPFRVPVSGYNWKDVSGGGCGFAMAISEPGKLITWGSTDDLGQSYVTSGKHGETPEPFPLPNEVSIVKAAAAWAHCVAATDCGEVYTWGWKECIPSGKVFGETLSGVSPEKDAQGKQGSFLTEQGGTVSGGEISTKRRKVSSAKQAAETSSSGDDILTAMPCLVTLNPGVRITSVAAGGRHTLVLSDIGQVWGWGYGGEGQLGLGSRIRMVSSPHLIPCIDSSSYGKDISASLSQGSMSSEGQNFRIPGSCIKAIACGGRHSAVITDAGAVLAFGWGLYGQCGQGSTDDELSPTCVSSLLGIRIVGVAAGLWHTVCTSADGDVYAFGGNQFGQLGTGSDQAEVLPRLLDCQSLENVNVKSISCGARHTALVTDNGKVFSWGWNKYGQLGLGDVIDRNIPSEVTIEGCVAKNVACGWWHTLLLAESPT
- the LOC123918209 gene encoding ultraviolet-B receptor UVR8 isoform X1 — protein: MDGEECEALEKLVYMWGYLPGALPQRTPLLTPFRVPVSGYNWKDVSGGGCGFAMAISEPGKLITWGSTDDLGQSYVTSGKHGETPEPFPLPNEVSIVKAAAAWAHCVAATDCGEVYTWGWKECIPSGKVFGETLSGVSPEKDAQGKQGSFLTEQVSPRSKVSKSTGGTVSGGEISTKRRKVSSAKQAAETSSSGDDILTAMPCLVTLNPGVRITSVAAGGRHTLVLSDIGQVWGWGYGGEGQLGLGSRIRMVSSPHLIPCIDSSSYGKDISASLSQGSMSSEGQNFRIPGSCIKAIACGGRHSAVITDAGAVLAFGWGLYGQCGQGSTDDELSPTCVSSLLGIRIVGVAAGLWHTVCTSADGDVYAFGGNQFGQLGTGSDQAEVLPRLLDCQSLENVNVKSISCGARHTALVTDNGKVFSWGWNKYGQLGLGDVIDRNIPSEVTIEGCVAKNVACGWWHTLLLAESPT
- the LOC123918209 gene encoding ultraviolet-B receptor UVR8 isoform X3, which gives rise to MDGEECEALEKLVYMWGYLPGALPQRTPLLTPFRVPVSGYNWKDVSGGGCGFAMAISEPGKLITWGSTDDLGQSYVTSGKHGETPEPFPLPNEVSIVKAAAAWAHCVAATDCGEVYTWGWKECIPSGKVFGETLSGVSPEKDAQGKQGSFLTEQVSPRSKVSKSTGGTVSGGEISTKRRKVSSAKQAAETSSSGDDILTAMPCLVTLNPGVRITSVAAGGRHTLVLSDIGQVWGWGYGGEGQLGLGSRIRMVSSPHLIPCIDSSSYGKDISASLSQGSMSSEGQNFRIPGSCIKAIACGGRHSAVITDAGAVLAFGWGLYGQCGQGSTDDELSPTCVSSLLGIRIVGVAAGLWHTVCTSADGDVYAFGGNQFGQLGTGSDQAEVLPRLLDCQSLENVNVKSISCGARHTALVTAGPWGRD
- the LOC123918209 gene encoding ultraviolet-B receptor UVR8 isoform X4 is translated as MDGEECEALEKLVYMWGYLPGALPQRTPLLTPFRVPVSGYNWKDVSGGGCGFAMAISEPGKLITWGSTDDLGQSYVTSGKHGETPEPFPLPNEVSIVKAAAAWAHCVAATDCGEVYTWGWKECIPSGKVFGETLSGVSPEKDAQGKQGSFLTEQGGTVSGGEISTKRRKVSSAKQAAETSSSGDDILTAMPCLVTLNPGVRITSVAAGGRHTLVLSDIGQVWGWGYGGEGQLGLGSRIRMVSSPHLIPCIDSSSYGKDISASLSQGSMSSEGQNFRIPGSCIKAIACGGRHSAVITDAGAVLAFGWGLYGQCGQGSTDDELSPTCVSSLLGIRIVGVAAGLWHTVCTSADGDVYAFGGNQFGQLGTGSDQAEVLPRLLDCQSLENVNVKSISCGARHTALVTAGPWGRD